A DNA window from Onthophagus taurus isolate NC chromosome 1, IU_Otau_3.0, whole genome shotgun sequence contains the following coding sequences:
- the LOC111428848 gene encoding uncharacterized protein isoform X1 translates to MDLTETMKNVLTKGLQQASVNELSGSSNMNFPGQSYVTEKLYMLLQLYLQNKGWNTSVELLQCFSELKESSMLPSGAYLQMMASRVTLDSQGRLILRENGKIILPFEHFANAVMLKHMNGPHGLHLGVEATVRAVMDSYTIGRENFGMEKEFIMEVVQNCPNPACRYYKNQMELTQKTLQHLATPSYMGESQSNNSDMRSNNFNSDFPIPIPPPNINSLMGLPVDLTGQNNMETKQNQMLERPKSVAPNQQQIAAALIQQQNRVIAQQNLDKLNANLEKQRQQMQMQQQMDLSKNQQQKHFDLPMMEHKLSDFLRANLDSLEGLSSANKDLLALHNGAWATNSMSNTSDDKRTSEGGQEKIVRAFAEVMKNMQRMKSYVRPSMCKPYGKQSEALQKTLMDTIQLIQSLRSFLPPPHIQGVSHPKRKKASRIKSDDVDSTEEEA, encoded by the exons ATGGACCTAACAGAAACAATGAAGAACGTATTAACGAAAGGTCTTCAGCAAGCTTCAGTCAACGAACTGTCTGGCTCTTCAAATATGAACTTCCCTGGACAGAGTTATGTTACAGAGAAGTTATACATGCTTTTACAGCTTTATTTGCAGAATAAGGGATGGAACACTTCTGTTGAACTTTTACAatgtttttctgaattaaaagAATCTTCTATGTTGCCCAGTGGAGCATATTTACA AATGATGGCTTCTAGAGTTACTTTAGACTCTCAGGGTCGTTTAATTTTGAgggaaaatggaaaaattatctTGCCTTTTGAACATTTTGCTAATGCTGTTATGTTAAAACATATGAATGGACCGCATGGGTTACATTTGGGGGTTGAAGCTACTGTAAGAgct GTAATGGATTCTTATACAATTGGAAGAGAAAATTTTGGTAtggaaaaagaatttataatgGAAGTAGTTCAAAATTGTCCAAACCCAGCTTGTAGATATTACAAAAACCAAATGGAACTAACTCAAAAAACCCTTCAACATTTAGCCACGCCAAGTTATATGGGCGAATCTCAATCAAACAATTCCGATATGCGTAGTAACAACTTCAATTCCGATTTTCCAATCCCAATCCCCCCACCGaatattaattctttaatgGGCCTACCGGTCGATTTAACCGGTCAAAATAACATGGAAACGAAACAAAATCAAATGCTTGAACGTCCAAAATCGGTAGCCCCAAATCAACAACAAATAGCCGCCGCTCtaattcaacaacaaaatcgTGTGATTGCCCAGCAAAATTTGGATAAGTTAAATGCTAATTTAGAGAAACAGAGGCAACAGATGCAAATGCAACAACAAATGGATTTGAGTAAGAATCAGCAGCAAAAACATTTCGATTTGCCAATGATGGAACATAAATTAAGCGATTTTTTGAGAGCAAATTTAGATAGTTTAGAAGGATTATCTTCAgctaataaagatttattagcTTTACATAATGGTGCATGGGCCACAAATAGTATGTCAAATACAAGTGATGATAAAAGAACTTCTGAGGGGGgacaagaaaaaattgttcgagCTTTTGCTGAGgtaatgaaaaatatgcaacgtATGAAGAGTTATGTACGCCCATCAATGTGTAAACCATACGGAAAACAATCAGAAGCACTTCAAAAaa cTCTCATGGATACAATTCAACTAATACAATCGCTGAGAAGTTTTTTACCTCCACCACATATTCAA ggAGTATCACATCCAAAGAGAAAAAAAGCGTCAAGAATCAAGTCTGATGACGTAGATAGTACTGAGGAAGAAGCATAA
- the LOC111428875 gene encoding splicing factor 3B subunit 3 isoform X2, which yields MFLYNLTLQRATAITHAIHGNFSGTKTQEIIISRGKSIELLRPDVNTGKVHTLLTVEIFGIIRSLIAFRLTGGTKDYIVVGSDSGRIVILEYIPLKNCFEKIHQETFGKSGCRRIVPGQYLAIDPKGRAVMIGAIEKQKLVYILNRDAEARLTISSPLEAHKSNTLVYHMVGIDVGYENPMFACLEIDYEEADSDPTGEAAQKTQQTLTFYELDLGLNHVVRKYSEPLEEHANFLVSVPGGNDGPSGVLICSENYLTYKNLGDQPDIRCPIPRRRNDLDDPERGMIFVCSATHKTKSMFFFLAQTEQGDIFKITLEVDDDMVTEIKLKYFDTVPVATSMCVMKTGFLFVACEFGNHYLYQIAHLGDDDDELEFSSAMPLEEGDTFFFAPRPLRNLVLVDELESLSPILSCRVADLAGEDTPQLYMLCGRGPRSSLRVLRHGLEVSEMAVSELPGNPNAVWTVKRRSDETPDDLILASP from the exons ATGTTCctctataatttaacattacaACGTGCCACCGCGATAACCCATGCGATACACGGCAATTTTTCTGGGACGAAAACCCAAGAGATCATAATTTCAAGGGGTAAAAGCATAGAATTGCTTCGTCCCGATGTAAATACAGGAAAAGTGCACACCTTGTTAACAGTTGAAATTTTCGGTATAATCCGGTCATTAATTGCGTTCAGATTAACGGGAGGTACAAAAGATTACATTGTCGTTGGTTCCGATTCCGGGCGTATTGTTATCTTGGAATACATcccattaaaaaattgttttgaaaagaTTCATCAAGAAACGTTTGGTAAATCAGGATGCAGACGAATCGTTCCCGGTCAATATTTAGCGATCGATCCGAAAGGACGTGCTGTTATGATCGGGGCcatagaaaaacaaaaattggtTTATATTTTGAATCGAGATGCAGAGGCTCGATTAACAATTTCATCTCCGTTAGAAGCCCATAAAAGTAACACTTTGGTTTATCACATGGTTGGGATTGATGTAGGTTACGAAAATCCGATGTTTGCATGTTTAGAAATCGATTATGAAGAAGCCGATTCTGATCCAACAGGCGAAGCGGCCCAAAAAACTCAACAAACATTAACGTTTTACGAATTAGATTTGGGTCTTAATCACGTTGTGAGAAAATATTCTGAGCCGCTAGAAGAACATGCgaatttcttagtttctgTCCCCGGTGGAAACGATGGCCCTTCCGGGGTACTTATTTGttctgaaaattatttaacctACAAAAATTTGGGGGATCAACCCGATATTCGATGTCCCATCCCGAGAAGAAGAAACGATCTTGATGATCCCGAAAGGGGGATGATTTTTGTTTGCTCAGCTACGCATAAAACAAAATCGATGTTTTTCTTTCTTGCTCAAACGGAACAAGgggatatttttaaaattactttggaAGTTGATGATGATATGGTTAcggaaattaaattgaaatatttcgaTACTGTTCCTGTTGCTACATCAATGTGTGTTATGAAAACTGGATTTTTATTTGTCGCTTGTGAATTTGGTAACCA ttACCTTTATCAAATTGCCCATTTGGGAGATGATGATGACGAATTAGAATTCAGCTCAGCAATGCCTCTCGAAGAAGGTGACACATTCTTCTTTGCACCCCGCCCATTAAGAAATTTAGTCTTGGTAGATGAATTGGAATCGCTTTCCCCGATTTTATCATGTAGAGTAGCTGATTTAGCTGGAGAAGATACTCCTCAATTATATATGTTATGTGGTAGAGGCCCAAGATCTTCGTTACGCGTTCTTCGGCATGGCTTAGAAGTTTCTGAAATGGCCGTTTCCGAACTTCCTGGAAATCCCAATGCTGTGTGGACCGTGAAAAGAAGAAGTGATG aAACGCCTGACGATTTAATTTTGGCGAGTCCATAA
- the LOC111428848 gene encoding uncharacterized protein isoform X2, translated as MDLTETMKNVLTKGLQQASVNELSGSSNMNFPGQSYVTEKLYMLLQLYLQNKGWNTSVELLQCFSELKESSMLPSGAYLQMMASRVTLDSQGRLILRENGKIILPFEHFANAVMLKHMNGPHGLHLGVEATVRAVMDSYTIGRENFGMEKEFIMEVVQNCPNPACRYYKNQMELTQKTLQHLATPSYMGESQSNNSDMRSNNFNSDFPIPIPPPNINSLMGLPVDLTGQNNMETKQNQMLERPKSVAPNQQQIAAALIQQQNRVIAQQNLDKLNANLEKQRQQMQMQQQMDLSKNQQQKHFDLPMMEHKLSDFLRANLDSLEGLSSANKDLLALHNGAWATNSMSNTSDDKRTSEGGQEKIVRAFAEVMKNMQRMKSYVRPSMCKPYGKQSEALQKTLMDTIQLIQSLRSFLPPPHIQVSSWKNEDKHRFEET; from the exons ATGGACCTAACAGAAACAATGAAGAACGTATTAACGAAAGGTCTTCAGCAAGCTTCAGTCAACGAACTGTCTGGCTCTTCAAATATGAACTTCCCTGGACAGAGTTATGTTACAGAGAAGTTATACATGCTTTTACAGCTTTATTTGCAGAATAAGGGATGGAACACTTCTGTTGAACTTTTACAatgtttttctgaattaaaagAATCTTCTATGTTGCCCAGTGGAGCATATTTACA AATGATGGCTTCTAGAGTTACTTTAGACTCTCAGGGTCGTTTAATTTTGAgggaaaatggaaaaattatctTGCCTTTTGAACATTTTGCTAATGCTGTTATGTTAAAACATATGAATGGACCGCATGGGTTACATTTGGGGGTTGAAGCTACTGTAAGAgct GTAATGGATTCTTATACAATTGGAAGAGAAAATTTTGGTAtggaaaaagaatttataatgGAAGTAGTTCAAAATTGTCCAAACCCAGCTTGTAGATATTACAAAAACCAAATGGAACTAACTCAAAAAACCCTTCAACATTTAGCCACGCCAAGTTATATGGGCGAATCTCAATCAAACAATTCCGATATGCGTAGTAACAACTTCAATTCCGATTTTCCAATCCCAATCCCCCCACCGaatattaattctttaatgGGCCTACCGGTCGATTTAACCGGTCAAAATAACATGGAAACGAAACAAAATCAAATGCTTGAACGTCCAAAATCGGTAGCCCCAAATCAACAACAAATAGCCGCCGCTCtaattcaacaacaaaatcgTGTGATTGCCCAGCAAAATTTGGATAAGTTAAATGCTAATTTAGAGAAACAGAGGCAACAGATGCAAATGCAACAACAAATGGATTTGAGTAAGAATCAGCAGCAAAAACATTTCGATTTGCCAATGATGGAACATAAATTAAGCGATTTTTTGAGAGCAAATTTAGATAGTTTAGAAGGATTATCTTCAgctaataaagatttattagcTTTACATAATGGTGCATGGGCCACAAATAGTATGTCAAATACAAGTGATGATAAAAGAACTTCTGAGGGGGgacaagaaaaaattgttcgagCTTTTGCTGAGgtaatgaaaaatatgcaacgtATGAAGAGTTATGTACGCCCATCAATGTGTAAACCATACGGAAAACAATCAGAAGCACTTCAAAAaa cTCTCATGGATACAATTCAACTAATACAATCGCTGAGAAGTTTTTTACCTCCACCACATATTCAAGTAAGTTCGTGGAAAAACGAAGATAAGCATCGTTTTGAAGAAACCTAa